From Candidatus Alcyoniella australis, the proteins below share one genomic window:
- a CDS encoding outer membrane beta-barrel protein, with product MNADNPRMFPLICTMIAVLLLLCAAAPCVAQEVADQAEETQGAKKAESTPLDLFFGPQAGMMWLFLFAEDVEEYKLPPHWGYGGHIVKIWHFSWSRNMALEGSFLHSEGDGEVERLDGSTYTIDVIADQASAMVAYFFPGARITPYIAGGFGATYLRWTISDSNESDDEWDLTLNAGAGMDVQIIPHWTFGPTMRVTQIFPQELTKGWITGTSLLLRTSLRF from the coding sequence ATGAACGCTGATAACCCGCGAATGTTCCCGCTGATCTGCACGATGATCGCCGTGCTGCTGCTGCTGTGCGCGGCCGCGCCTTGCGTTGCGCAGGAAGTAGCGGACCAGGCCGAAGAAACCCAGGGGGCAAAGAAGGCCGAATCCACGCCCCTGGACCTGTTTTTCGGTCCCCAGGCCGGAATGATGTGGCTGTTTCTGTTCGCCGAGGACGTCGAGGAGTACAAGCTGCCGCCGCACTGGGGTTACGGCGGGCACATTGTGAAAATCTGGCACTTTTCCTGGTCGCGCAACATGGCCCTCGAGGGCAGTTTCTTACACAGCGAGGGGGACGGCGAGGTCGAACGACTCGATGGCTCGACCTACACCATCGACGTGATCGCCGACCAAGCCTCGGCAATGGTGGCCTACTTCTTTCCCGGCGCGCGGATCACGCCCTACATCGCCGGCGGGTTCGGCGCGACCTATCTGCGCTGGACGATCAGCGATTCCAACGAGTCGGACGACGAGTGGGACTTGACGCTCAACGCCGGAGCGGGAATGGACGTGCAGATCATCCCCCACTGGACCTTCGGCCCGACCATGCGCGTAACCCAAATTTTCCCCCAAGAGCTGACCAAGGGCTGGATCACCGGCACTTCGTTGTTGCTCCGCACATCGCTTAGGTTCTGA